The following proteins come from a genomic window of Cervus canadensis isolate Bull #8, Minnesota chromosome 3, ASM1932006v1, whole genome shotgun sequence:
- the LOC122437974 gene encoding prolactin-inducible protein homolog → MRALQLLFKTSPAALLLGLCLTLWTVPTQGQIQNVISANLTTSQIDNSTGYVITLAVSNLISQCIVVKNTLEVSDTVIFPYGNFRFTSCLCGVSTRRFFWEIEAPENGIITGKAQVVSEENICPPGVNISTPVYEVVITRDVIITL, encoded by the exons ATGCGTGCGCTTCAGCTTCTCTTCAAGACCAGCCCTGCTGCCCTTCTCCTGGGCCTCTGCCTGACACTGTGGACTGTCCCAACTCAAGGACAAAT ACAGAATGTAATTTCAGCGAACCTGACAACTTCTCAAATTGACAACTCAACGGGCTATGTGATAACACTTGCAGTTTCAAATCTCATATCTCAATGCATAGTG gTTAAAAACACATTGGAGGTCTCTGACACAGTCATTTTTCCTTATGGTAATTTTCGTTTTACCAGCTGTCTGTGTGGTGTTAGTACAAGAAGATTCTTCTGGGAGATAGAAGCACCTG AAAATGGGATCATAACAGGGAAGGCTCAAGTTGTGTCAGAGGAGAATATATGCCCTCCTGGTGTGAATATCTCCACCCCTGTTTATGAAGTTGTTATCACACGTGATGTCATTATAACACTCTGA